GTAAAGCTTCAATGATTTGACGGTCTTTCTCAGGGATTTCTTCCCCCTTCAAGTGACGATCGATCATCTCATAGCTGGTTCCCATTTCATTTTCGTCTGTCTGTCCTTCCCAAAGGCCGGCACTCGGCTGTTTATGGATGACTTCTTTCGGAACTCCAAGGTATTCTGCCATTTCCCGGACTTCTCCTTTTGTCAAGTTCACAAGTGGAACGAGGTCTACCCCGCCGTCCCCGAACTTAGTGAAGTAACCTGTGTACCATTCGGCAGCATTGTCTGTTCCTACGACAAGGTATTTGTGATTTGTAGCAACTGTGTAAAGCGTACTCATTCTCAAACGGGCACGAAGGTTGGCATCTGCGAGCTGGGATTGCTCTTCATTCCACTGCCCCGCGCTCTCCAGCTGTTCTTTAATGGTGGAGAACATGACCTTATGCGTTTCGGTCAAGTCTACGACGATGGAAGACAGGTCGCATGCATCAATTACGCTCTGGGCATGCGTTTGATCGTCCGATTGGCTCTTACAAGGCATAATTACGCCTAAAGAGCGTTCAGGAAAGGCTTTCTTGATTAGGTTGGCAACAACTGCAGAGTCGATTCCTCCACTTACCCCGACAAGCAAACCTTCTACATTTGCTTTTTCTACTTGTTCCTGCAACCATGCTACGATTTGATTTACTTTTTGTTCCACCGGATTGTTCATCCTTTCACACATATGATATACAATCATAGCATATGTTCTGCATATCGGACAAACATCTTTCTACTTTCCCAGGCTTTTTCCAGCTTCCGCATCGGCCGCTGCATCGTCGATCCTTCCCTCACACCGCTTCTGTACCCATAAAGCCATTCGC
This sequence is a window from Bacillus sp. SB49. Protein-coding genes within it:
- the nadE gene encoding NAD(+) synthase, encoding MEQKVNQIVAWLQEQVEKANVEGLLVGVSGGIDSAVVANLIKKAFPERSLGVIMPCKSQSDDQTHAQSVIDACDLSSIVVDLTETHKVMFSTIKEQLESAGQWNEEQSQLADANLRARLRMSTLYTVATNHKYLVVGTDNAAEWYTGYFTKFGDGGVDLVPLVNLTKGEVREMAEYLGVPKEVIHKQPSAGLWEGQTDENEMGTSYEMIDRHLKGEEIPEKDRQIIEALHKRSAHKRQLPPAPPQ